The proteins below come from a single Orcinus orca chromosome 6, mOrcOrc1.1, whole genome shotgun sequence genomic window:
- the ENTREP1 gene encoding endosomal transmembrane epsin interactor 1 isoform X6, whose amino-acid sequence MILLVNLFVLLSVVCVLLNLAGFILGCQGAQFVSSVPRCDLVDLGEGKICFCCEEFQPAKCTDKENALKLFPVQPCSAVHLLLKKVLFALCALNALTTTVCLVAAALRYLQIFAARRSCVDESQISAEEVEEHRRIPDPDDFVPPVPPPSYFATFYSCTPRTNRRMVGPDVIPLPHIYGARIKGVEVFCPLDPPPPYEAVVSQTDQQQGSSFQMPEGSGAATSPLEPICMPVIQGGDIPNTPREEGAAISTPSSNQLCPARNRRALQPPRTRSKSDPVLHHSAERAVPVLSCEAATQTEGRPDLAAVTLRRGLRSRASRCRPRSLIDYKSYMDTKLLVARFLEQSSCSMTPDIHELVENIKSVLKSDEEYMEEAITSASFLEQIMGPMQPSTSRALVLPSRRQPGLLHLRSCGDLSTFVPAGRPRAERRPRRAEAERPHSLIGVIRETVL is encoded by the exons GTGAACCTTTTTGTGCTGCTCTCTGTGGTGTGTGTCCTTCTGAATTTAGCCGGATTTATCCTAGGCTGCCAAGGGGCCCAGTTCGTGTCCAGCGTGCCCAGATGTGATCTG GTGGATTTAGGTGAAGGCAAGATTTGCTTCTGTTGTGAAGAATTTCAACCAGCCAAATGCACAGACAAAGAAAATGCCTTGAAACTCTTCCCAGTTCAGCCTTGTAGTGCTGTTCACCTTCTACTCAAG AAAGTCCTTTTCGCCCTGTGTGCCTTGAATGCCCTGACCACCACCGTCTGCTTGGTGGCAGCCGCCCTTCGCTACCTTCAGATCTTTGCAGCCAGAAGATCCTGCGTC GATGAATCACAGATTTCTGCGGAAGAAGTGGAGGAACACAGACGCATCCCAGACCCTGACGACTTTGTGCCACCAGTGCCTCCCCCTTCCTATTTCGCCACGTTTTACTCGTGCACACCCCGGACGAACCGCAG GATGGTTGGTCCTGATGTTATACCACTGCCACATATCTACGGAGCGCGCATCAAAGGCGTGGAAGTGTTCTGTCCTCTGGACCCCCCGCCTCCCTATGAAGCTGTGGTGAGCCAGACGGACCAGCAGCAG GGATCTTCATTCCAAATGCCAGAAGGATCAGGAGCTGCCACCAGCCCTTTGGAACCGATCTGCATGCCAGTGATTCAAG gtgggGACATTCCTAACACACCTAGAGAAGAAGGCGCAGCCATTTCAACTCCCAGCTCCAACCAGCTGTGTCCGGCGAGGAACCGGAGAGCTCTCCAGCCCCCGAGGACGAGATCCAAGAGTGACCCTGTGCTTCATCATTCTGCAGAGAGAG CTGTCCCCGTGCTCAGCTGTGAAGCCGCGACTCAGACTGAGGGAAGACCAGACCTGGCTGCGGTGACCTTGAGAAGAGGGTTGAGATCCCGGGCTTCGAGATGCAGACCAAGGTCTTTAATAGATTACAAATCTTACATGGACACCAAGTTGCTGGTGGCGAGGTTCCTGGAGCAGTCCTCCTGCAGCATGACCCCGGACATCCATGAACTTGTAGAAAACATTAAATCTGTTTTGAAGTCCGATGAGGAGTACATGGAGGAAGCCATCACAAGTGCCAGTTTTCTAGAACAG ATCATGGGCCCGATGCAGCCCAGCACTTCCAGGGCCCTCGTGCTGCCCTCGAGGAGACAGCCTGGCCTGCTGCACCTGCGGAGCTGCGGAGACCTGAGCACCTTTGTCCCCGCGGGGAGGCCGAGAGCCGAGAGGAGGCCCCGGCGAGCGGAGGCTGAGAGGCCACACAGCCTCATTGGCGTCATCCGAGAGACTGTCCTGTGA